A single genomic interval of Methyloceanibacter caenitepidi harbors:
- a CDS encoding methanol dehydrogenase [cytochrome c] subunit — MKKTLRITGAALAGAVALAMTAGSALAYDGTNCKAPGNCWEPKPGYPEKVKGSKYDPKHDPKELAKQSESIKEMEARNAKRSAHFKETGKWVYDVSKL; from the coding sequence ATGAAGAAGACACTACGTATTACAGGCGCGGCGCTTGCGGGCGCTGTTGCGCTTGCCATGACGGCCGGAAGCGCTCTGGCCTATGACGGCACCAACTGCAAGGCCCCCGGTAATTGCTGGGAGCCCAAGCCGGGCTACCCGGAGAAAGTCAAGGGATCCAAGTACGATCCGAAGCACGACCCGAAGGAACTCGCAAAACAAAGCGAGTCCATCAAGGAAATGGAAGCGCGCAACGCCAAGCGCTCCGCGCACTTCAAAGAGACCGGCAAGTGGGTCTACGACGTTTCCAAACTCTAG
- a CDS encoding AAA family ATPase, protein MTGLAGPHADSVSRDQKIDLANWRDRALAFEGVLRNTIIGQDRVLRLLTIAIFARGHVLLEGDVGVGKTTLLRAATRALGGAFERVEGTIDLMPADLIYHTYLDEDGRPRVDPGPVLRQGGDLTVFFFNEINRARPQVHSLLLRLMAERSVTAFNREYSFPHLLVFADRNRIEREETFELPAAARDRFFMEISMETPKDRETSRALAFDRRFYDADALVQSVTGEVLDHSQLNDVARGVQSEIQTSEALERYTLDLWSAIRDPVSAGIEIRGVDMSRLVQGGASPRGIAYLVRGARVEAWLNGRDMVVPEDIRSLFPEIMSHRVFLDPIYELRREALVGALFAEVFAKVPAP, encoded by the coding sequence ATGACAGGTCTTGCTGGGCCGCACGCGGACTCCGTCAGCCGGGACCAAAAAATCGATCTTGCCAATTGGCGCGACCGCGCCTTGGCGTTCGAGGGCGTCCTTCGAAACACCATTATCGGACAGGACCGTGTCCTTCGTCTGCTGACGATCGCGATCTTTGCGCGCGGCCACGTGCTGCTGGAAGGGGATGTCGGCGTCGGCAAGACAACGTTACTGCGCGCTGCAACGCGCGCGCTCGGCGGTGCGTTTGAACGTGTCGAGGGCACGATCGACCTCATGCCTGCGGACCTGATCTATCACACATATCTCGACGAGGACGGACGGCCGCGCGTCGATCCGGGCCCGGTTTTGCGCCAGGGCGGCGATCTTACGGTCTTCTTCTTCAACGAGATCAACCGTGCCCGTCCTCAGGTTCATTCATTGCTGCTGCGGCTCATGGCCGAGCGTAGCGTGACGGCGTTCAATCGCGAGTATTCCTTCCCGCACCTGCTGGTGTTCGCTGACCGCAACAGGATCGAGCGCGAGGAGACGTTCGAGTTGCCAGCCGCCGCACGCGACCGGTTCTTCATGGAAATCTCCATGGAGACTCCGAAGGACCGTGAGACCAGCCGCGCTCTGGCCTTCGACCGTCGGTTCTACGATGCGGATGCGCTGGTGCAATCGGTCACGGGGGAGGTCCTCGACCACAGCCAGTTGAACGATGTGGCGCGTGGCGTGCAGTCGGAGATCCAGACCAGCGAGGCCCTCGAGAGATACACGCTCGATCTGTGGTCTGCCATTCGTGATCCCGTATCCGCCGGAATTGAAATCAGAGGTGTCGATATGTCCCGACTCGTCCAGGGTGGCGCGTCACCGCGCGGCATCGCCTATCTGGTGCGCGGCGCCCGTGTCGAAGCCTGGCTCAATGGGCGCGACATGGTGGTCCCGGAAGACATCCGATCCTTGTTCCCTGAGATCATGTCGCATCGCGTCTTTCTGGATCCGATCTACGAGCTCCGCCGCGAAGCCCTGGTCGGAGCGTTGTTCGCGGAGGTCTTTGCGAAGGTGCCGGCCCCATGA
- a CDS encoding DUF58 domain-containing protein → MSMASQEVSSAIDVPYRLAWRAAGVRIGAHQGKLEGAGGLFKDHELLIRTKDPRRIDLRVSLRDPFGNLYAKRFSQRSAITVYALVDLSASMTFVGEACIVDVAADLCAALAGSARRVGDAFGLIGANRRIVPTCFWPATASRGAEAEMLTNLRDFEPAGQGDFGASAEGLVDAAAIIAGRRKLVFLISDFLMPGETIEAIFEALAGHDVIPIVLRDPRELEDLPRYGLVSFADLETGRRRLYVMRPALRAALVADAAVRSKRLRSVAMLYGRPPFESVGKIDWDRFGAYLMGETG, encoded by the coding sequence ATGAGCATGGCTTCTCAAGAAGTCAGTTCAGCTATTGACGTGCCTTACCGGCTGGCTTGGCGCGCGGCCGGCGTTCGCATCGGCGCCCATCAAGGAAAACTGGAGGGCGCCGGCGGACTGTTCAAGGACCACGAACTTCTCATTCGCACCAAAGACCCGCGCCGTATCGACCTGCGGGTGTCGCTTCGCGATCCGTTCGGAAACCTCTACGCCAAGCGGTTTTCGCAGAGAAGCGCCATCACCGTTTATGCGCTCGTGGACCTGTCGGCCTCCATGACATTCGTCGGAGAGGCGTGCATCGTCGACGTCGCCGCTGATCTATGCGCGGCGCTGGCCGGATCTGCGCGGCGCGTCGGCGATGCGTTCGGTCTCATCGGTGCCAATCGCCGTATCGTCCCGACGTGCTTCTGGCCAGCGACTGCCTCTCGCGGCGCCGAGGCGGAGATGCTGACCAATCTACGCGACTTCGAGCCCGCCGGGCAGGGGGACTTCGGTGCGAGCGCTGAGGGTCTTGTCGATGCCGCCGCGATCATCGCCGGACGCCGCAAGCTGGTGTTTCTCATCTCCGACTTCCTCATGCCGGGCGAGACGATCGAGGCCATCTTCGAGGCCCTGGCTGGCCACGATGTTATTCCGATCGTGTTGCGCGATCCCCGCGAGCTGGAGGACCTGCCGCGCTACGGCCTCGTGTCGTTCGCCGATCTCGAAACGGGTCGCCGGCGTCTGTACGTGATGCGGCCCGCCTTGCGGGCGGCGCTGGTCGCCGATGCCGCGGTGCGGTCCAAACGCCTGCGCTCGGTCGCCATGCTTTACGGCCGTCCGCCGTTCGAGAGTGTCGGCAAGATCGATTGGGACAGGTTCGGCGCCTATCTCATGGGTGAGACCGGATGA
- a CDS encoding vWA domain-containing protein: protein MSFAVGYAWVLFLLPLAILPLLATAREANPYPSLRAAKLDPLSQGVDVVLRVLGALAIAALLLGLAGLHVKGQSIERTGEGASIVLLFDRSSSMNDTFAGQAPTRSGEESKSAAARRFLKQFVATREHDRFGITAFSTAPMFVLPLSEHKEATLAAIDAIVQPGLALTNVGKGLAMAIAMHDTDIVSTEDTDAGVANRAIVLVSDGAAVIDRKMQQKLEAAFLKRPVNLYWIFLRTEGARGIFEAPDPDKPDTPRAMPERHLNLFFQNLNIPYRAFEVENSSAVGEAIATIDKLERRPMRYRERIPQKDLSGLAYAIATGALILLVLAKLAEVRVSRPLPLRKEAQ, encoded by the coding sequence GTGAGTTTCGCCGTCGGCTATGCATGGGTTCTGTTTCTGCTCCCGTTGGCAATCTTGCCGCTCCTGGCAACGGCGCGGGAGGCGAACCCCTATCCATCGTTACGGGCCGCCAAGCTGGACCCGCTCTCGCAAGGCGTCGATGTGGTTTTGCGCGTGCTCGGGGCCCTCGCGATCGCCGCGCTCTTGCTCGGGCTGGCGGGGCTTCACGTCAAAGGCCAAAGCATCGAGCGAACCGGCGAAGGCGCCAGTATCGTGCTGCTCTTCGATCGGTCGTCCAGTATGAACGACACTTTCGCCGGCCAGGCGCCGACACGCAGCGGTGAGGAATCGAAATCGGCCGCGGCGCGGCGCTTCCTGAAGCAGTTCGTCGCGACCCGCGAGCACGACCGCTTCGGCATCACGGCCTTTTCAACGGCGCCGATGTTCGTCCTGCCGCTATCGGAACACAAAGAGGCGACGCTTGCCGCCATCGATGCCATCGTACAGCCGGGGCTCGCGCTTACCAATGTCGGCAAGGGCCTCGCCATGGCGATCGCCATGCATGACACGGATATCGTGTCCACGGAGGATACGGATGCCGGGGTCGCGAACCGCGCCATCGTGCTGGTCTCGGACGGCGCCGCCGTCATCGACCGCAAGATGCAGCAGAAGCTCGAGGCGGCGTTTCTCAAACGGCCGGTCAACCTCTATTGGATTTTCCTGCGCACGGAAGGCGCGCGCGGGATTTTCGAAGCACCCGATCCCGACAAGCCGGACACGCCTCGGGCTATGCCGGAGCGCCACCTCAATCTGTTCTTCCAGAACCTGAATATTCCATATCGTGCGTTCGAGGTGGAAAACTCATCCGCGGTCGGAGAGGCGATCGCCACCATCGATAAACTCGAGCGGCGCCCGATGCGCTACCGTGAGCGCATCCCCCAGAAGGATCTATCGGGACTTGCCTACGCCATTGCCACGGGCGCCCTGATACTTCTTGTCCTGGCTAAGCTCGCCGAGGTCAGGGTCTCGAGGCCGCTCCCTCTTCGGAAGGAGGCGCAATGA
- a CDS encoding VWA domain-containing protein, producing the protein MRRVSVPSALGDIRFWLLAAALALVVAALFVPRVTLTRNAYDAMAFVDVTASMNTRDTKLHEEPASRLDFAKDRLTGLIAQLPCQSKIGLGIFTARRVFVLVEPIEVCENFSSLDSAIEALDWRMAWEGDSYVALGVHDALAVVKPLGASLLFFTDGHEAPPLPWTGIPAFEGRPGDVPGLIVGVGGKTLVPLPKFDDSGREIGTLSATDVLQENRSGQPPPDASSRPGWHPKWAPFGDMPIDNNEHMTSVKEDHLEAIAAQTGLTYVHLGSAGALVQDLEEIAPPRKVRVAADVRAYPAGLALLLLVVLYGVLPLRERIARRIQHPRPVLNEVYP; encoded by the coding sequence ATGAGACGCGTGTCCGTCCCGTCCGCGCTTGGTGACATTCGCTTCTGGTTGCTGGCTGCCGCGCTTGCTTTGGTCGTTGCCGCGCTCTTCGTGCCACGCGTGACGCTCACACGGAACGCCTACGATGCGATGGCCTTCGTCGATGTAACGGCGAGCATGAACACGCGCGATACCAAACTTCACGAAGAGCCGGCCAGCAGGCTCGACTTCGCAAAGGATCGTCTGACGGGACTGATCGCACAACTGCCGTGCCAGTCCAAAATCGGGCTCGGCATTTTCACGGCGCGGCGCGTCTTCGTCTTGGTCGAGCCGATCGAGGTGTGTGAAAACTTCTCCAGTCTCGATTCCGCAATCGAAGCGCTCGACTGGCGCATGGCTTGGGAGGGCGACAGTTATGTCGCGCTCGGCGTCCACGACGCCTTGGCCGTCGTGAAGCCGCTCGGCGCATCGCTACTTTTCTTTACGGACGGTCACGAGGCGCCGCCGCTTCCCTGGACAGGCATTCCGGCGTTCGAGGGAAGGCCCGGCGACGTACCGGGCCTGATCGTCGGCGTCGGCGGCAAGACGCTGGTGCCGTTGCCGAAGTTCGACGACTCCGGCCGCGAGATCGGCACCTTGAGCGCAACGGACGTGCTGCAGGAAAACCGTTCCGGACAGCCGCCGCCCGATGCGTCGTCGCGCCCGGGCTGGCACCCGAAATGGGCGCCGTTCGGCGACATGCCCATCGACAACAACGAACACATGACCTCCGTCAAGGAGGATCACCTCGAAGCGATCGCGGCGCAAACCGGACTGACCTACGTTCACCTGGGGAGCGCAGGAGCACTGGTTCAAGACCTGGAGGAGATCGCGCCGCCACGGAAAGTTCGGGTCGCGGCGGATGTTCGCGCCTATCCCGCCGGCTTGGCGCTGCTGCTTCTCGTCGTCCTTTACGGCGTTCTGCCGCTGCGGGAGCGCATCGCGCGCCGCATCCAACACCCAAGACCAGTACTGAATGAGGTTTATCCATGA
- a CDS encoding SRPBCC family protein: MTLFRYAMLHVLLLLGIAPAAAHGPTPQKVEESIAIAAPPAKVWELVKDFDGLVSWNPLVETSMGTGGNEAGAERTVVLRDGGQLKDSLDEYVEAEMSYSYRLDTPDIQAFPVSFYSATLAVKPDADGGSEVIWDARLYRADTGNFPSETQNDAAAVDAVTTFYKAGLEELKKKAEQ; the protein is encoded by the coding sequence ATGACGTTGTTTCGATATGCCATGCTGCACGTCCTACTACTGCTCGGCATCGCGCCCGCGGCAGCACATGGTCCGACGCCACAAAAGGTCGAAGAGAGTATCGCGATCGCGGCGCCGCCCGCGAAAGTGTGGGAACTCGTCAAGGACTTCGACGGCCTCGTGTCGTGGAACCCGCTCGTCGAGACGAGCATGGGCACCGGCGGCAACGAGGCGGGTGCGGAACGCACGGTCGTGCTGCGCGATGGCGGTCAGCTCAAGGACAGCCTCGATGAATATGTCGAGGCCGAGATGTCTTACTCCTACCGCCTCGACACGCCTGACATCCAAGCATTCCCCGTGAGCTTCTACTCCGCCACGCTGGCCGTGAAGCCGGACGCCGACGGCGGCAGCGAAGTCATCTGGGACGCGCGGCTCTATCGGGCCGATACGGGCAATTTCCCCTCCGAGACGCAGAACGATGCAGCGGCCGTCGATGCCGTCACCACGTTCTACAAGGCGGGGCTCGAAGAGCTGAAGAAGAAGGCGGAGCAGTAG
- a CDS encoding beta-propeller fold lactonase family protein, with the protein MSVSVAAPHLYVTNQEAGRVVVIDTATDEAVETITVAPGPAIIAAAPNGRRLYVTHPEIGRIDVLDPGALNKPRTITIAGTPFGIAASDDGRLFVSDWNRNILSVVDSAAGKTLAEIKVGRSPAHVAFAPKLKRVFVANREDDSVTAIDTDTLKVAGTVHVGKAPFALNVSPLGERVYVANVRSGDVSVLDARSLATLGTVRTGAMPYGVVVSPDDARVFVANQQSGTVTILDAESLDPVQRTKVGKYPESMGMLPDGKRLYVVNWMSGDISVLDGTSGQELKRIAVGEGIRGLAIAASE; encoded by the coding sequence GTGAGTGTTTCGGTAGCTGCGCCGCACCTTTATGTCACCAACCAAGAGGCGGGGCGCGTGGTAGTGATCGACACTGCGACGGACGAGGCAGTCGAAACGATCACGGTAGCACCGGGCCCCGCCATCATCGCCGCCGCGCCGAACGGACGGAGGCTGTATGTCACCCATCCCGAGATCGGCCGGATCGACGTTCTGGATCCCGGCGCCCTGAATAAGCCGCGCACCATCACCATTGCCGGCACGCCGTTCGGGATAGCCGCCTCCGACGACGGGCGCTTGTTCGTCAGTGACTGGAACAGAAATATCCTGTCGGTCGTGGACAGTGCGGCCGGGAAGACCCTCGCGGAGATCAAGGTCGGACGCTCGCCAGCGCATGTGGCATTCGCTCCGAAGCTCAAGCGGGTCTTTGTGGCGAACCGCGAGGACGATTCTGTGACTGCGATCGATACGGACACGTTGAAGGTCGCGGGCACGGTCCACGTCGGCAAGGCGCCGTTCGCGCTGAACGTCTCGCCTCTAGGCGAGCGCGTTTACGTGGCCAACGTCCGAAGCGGTGACGTGTCGGTCTTGGATGCACGGTCCCTCGCGACGTTGGGGACCGTGCGAACTGGCGCCATGCCGTACGGCGTTGTGGTCTCACCGGACGACGCGCGGGTGTTCGTGGCAAACCAGCAGTCTGGAACTGTGACAATTCTGGACGCCGAATCGCTCGATCCCGTTCAACGCACCAAAGTCGGAAAATATCCGGAGAGCATGGGCATGCTCCCCGATGGCAAACGCCTCTACGTTGTGAACTGGATGTCCGGCGACATTTCCGTCCTCGACGGCACGTCGGGACAAGAGCTGAAGCGCATCGCGGTGGGCGAAGGCATTCGCGGCCTCGCCATTGCGGCCTCCGAATAG
- a CDS encoding trypsin-like serine protease: MPRPPRFSTILARLALLIAATLPGPSVHALPNGIDDRDNRYPFVVEIAQRGRMICSGTVLYPRVVVTSAHCVQHVAQAYGKRIYVDSYLQPDELFVHVFKQGRMRSHAVEAVEIAPEWRENDTSQWRTARVPHDMAILVTAAPIDVELPLAETDAIGASLPRPATTGPGRKGVLVAYGGLSCVAAEDCSSAGVRRYLPVEIKNSAECFKSRLDREAGLPEALWCLDENVSPGDSGGALLIEDDDAVLRYVGVISAQRGLPPELAAVFGRRESAATALSANLAFIEGTARSLGYGPAIADP; the protein is encoded by the coding sequence ATGCCGCGCCCGCCACGCTTCTCTACGATCCTAGCTCGGCTGGCGCTTCTGATCGCCGCGACGCTGCCGGGCCCATCGGTTCACGCCCTTCCCAACGGCATCGACGATCGCGACAACCGCTATCCCTTCGTCGTGGAGATCGCCCAGCGCGGCCGCATGATCTGCTCGGGCACGGTGCTGTATCCCCGCGTCGTCGTAACCTCGGCGCACTGCGTGCAGCATGTGGCCCAAGCCTATGGCAAGCGCATCTATGTCGACTCCTATCTGCAGCCGGACGAGCTCTTCGTGCATGTGTTCAAGCAGGGGCGTATGCGGTCCCACGCCGTAGAAGCCGTCGAGATCGCTCCGGAGTGGCGCGAGAACGATACGAGCCAATGGCGAACCGCGCGGGTTCCCCATGATATGGCGATACTCGTCACGGCGGCGCCGATCGATGTCGAATTGCCGCTCGCCGAGACTGATGCGATTGGGGCTTCGTTGCCGCGCCCCGCGACGACGGGGCCAGGACGAAAGGGCGTGCTTGTGGCCTATGGGGGGCTCAGTTGCGTTGCGGCGGAGGACTGTAGCAGTGCGGGCGTGCGCCGCTATCTGCCCGTCGAGATCAAGAACTCGGCGGAATGCTTCAAGAGCCGCTTGGATCGCGAGGCAGGCCTCCCCGAGGCGCTATGGTGCCTGGATGAAAATGTTTCGCCGGGCGACAGCGGCGGCGCCCTCCTGATCGAGGACGACGACGCAGTGTTGCGCTATGTCGGAGTCATATCGGCTCAGCGCGGCCTGCCGCCGGAACTGGCCGCCGTCTTTGGCCGGCGCGAGAGTGCCGCTACTGCGCTCTCCGCAAATCTCGCGTTCATCGAAGGGACAGCGCGTTCATTGGGCTACGGGCCGGCTATTGCGGATCCATGA
- a CDS encoding response regulator transcription factor encodes MPNDRNPNGGQTDSNDVILVVDDHPVVFAGIRLLIEETRATVIHNAQSFSEAFRLCRLRRPAIVIVDLAMGAGALAGLSFIRRLRRYDESVPILVLSMYDDPRIAHEALKVGADGYVVKDASNDEIAISLETVREGLPYVSRVLASDLAFLRNRQPKSLDLEALSPRERFILSLLAEGKSYAQIADNLALSYKAVAHICNRLKPKLGVQSLQELVHFAVQHFPVTPNVARPTAKGSKKTG; translated from the coding sequence GTGCCGAATGATAGAAACCCGAACGGCGGGCAGACGGACTCGAACGACGTCATTCTGGTCGTCGACGATCATCCCGTCGTCTTCGCCGGCATTCGCCTGCTGATCGAAGAGACCCGTGCCACCGTCATTCACAATGCGCAAAGCTTCTCCGAAGCCTTCAGGCTCTGCCGCCTCAGGCGGCCTGCCATCGTCATTGTGGACTTGGCCATGGGCGCCGGCGCGCTTGCGGGCCTGTCCTTCATCAGGCGGCTCCGCCGCTACGACGAGAGCGTGCCAATCCTCGTGCTCAGCATGTACGACGATCCCCGCATCGCGCACGAGGCGCTGAAGGTGGGCGCGGATGGCTATGTCGTGAAGGATGCCTCGAACGACGAGATTGCGATCTCGCTTGAGACGGTGCGCGAAGGGCTTCCCTATGTGAGCCGCGTCCTGGCGTCGGATCTTGCATTCCTCAGAAATCGACAGCCGAAGTCGCTTGACCTCGAGGCCCTATCCCCTCGCGAACGCTTCATCCTGTCCCTCCTTGCGGAGGGGAAGTCCTACGCGCAGATCGCCGACAATCTCGCCCTCAGCTACAAAGCCGTTGCTCACATTTGCAATCGACTGAAGCCGAAGCTGGGCGTGCAATCGCTGCAGGAATTGGTGCATTTCGCCGT